The following are from one region of the Sphingomonas oryzagri genome:
- a CDS encoding flavin reductase family protein — translation MGVKRTIEPKILYFGTPVALVTSLNEDDTTDLAPISSFWALGWTMTLGLLDETQTADNLQRHRECVVNLPGPDMWEKVEKLAPLTAKDPVPDLKASQFHTERDKFGVAGFTPEVAELVKPHRVAECPVQMEARVLGCDRLGGAKLDELGGGLSARIEIMHVHVDEELIAGERHIDPAKWSPLIYNFRHYYRLARGELGKTFRAENEIA, via the coding sequence GTGGGTGTGAAGCGCACGATCGAGCCGAAGATCCTGTATTTCGGCACTCCCGTGGCGCTCGTCACGTCCCTCAATGAGGATGATACGACGGACCTTGCTCCGATCTCATCCTTCTGGGCGCTGGGATGGACGATGACGCTCGGGCTTCTGGATGAGACGCAGACCGCGGACAACCTCCAGCGGCACCGCGAGTGCGTCGTCAATCTGCCGGGTCCGGATATGTGGGAGAAGGTCGAGAAGCTCGCACCGCTGACCGCCAAGGACCCGGTGCCGGATCTGAAGGCAAGCCAGTTTCATACCGAGCGCGACAAGTTCGGCGTCGCGGGTTTTACGCCTGAAGTCGCCGAACTGGTGAAGCCCCATCGCGTCGCCGAATGTCCGGTCCAGATGGAGGCAAGGGTTCTGGGCTGCGATCGGCTTGGTGGCGCCAAGCTGGACGAGTTGGGAGGAGGCCTGTCGGCGCGTATCGAGATCATGCACGTTCATGTCGATGAGGAGCTCATTGCCGGTGAGCGCCACATCGATCCGGCCAAATGGTCGCCGCTTATCTACAATTTCCGGCATTATTATCGCCTGGCACGTGGCGAGCTGGGGAAGACGTTCCGCGCCGAAAATGAGATCGCTTGA
- the aac(6') gene encoding aminoglycoside 6'-N-acetyltransferase, whose amino-acid sequence MPAIDASTTVHICGPAELDDWSILRGELWADGTAEDHRTFAAASLDEPTRLIAFLARDGDGAPVGFAEASLRFDYVNGCATSPVGFLEGLYVREAARRRGIARGLVVAVEQWARGCGCTELASDALLENAVSQKVHRGVGFAETERVVFFRKSLEIPEVQ is encoded by the coding sequence ATGCCTGCAATCGACGCTTCCACAACCGTTCACATCTGTGGCCCGGCCGAGCTGGATGACTGGTCGATCCTGCGCGGCGAGCTGTGGGCCGACGGGACGGCAGAAGATCACCGGACGTTCGCTGCGGCATCGCTCGATGAACCGACCAGGCTGATTGCCTTTCTCGCGCGCGATGGCGATGGCGCCCCGGTTGGCTTCGCGGAAGCCTCGCTGCGCTTCGATTATGTGAATGGCTGCGCCACGTCGCCGGTGGGTTTTCTCGAGGGGCTCTATGTGCGTGAGGCGGCGCGGCGACGCGGCATCGCTCGCGGCCTGGTTGTTGCTGTTGAGCAATGGGCGCGTGGGTGTGGCTGCACCGAGCTCGCATCTGATGCGCTGCTCGAAAACGCAGTGTCTCAGAAGGTACATCGCGGCGTCGGCTTCGCGGAGACCGAGCGGGTCGTGTTCTTCCGGAAATCCCTGGAGATCCCGGAGGTCCAGTAA